Part of the Leishmania major strain Friedlin complete genome, chromosome 7 genome is shown below.
CTCCGCTGTTGCCCTGCTcgcatcggcgtcttcgcgCTTATCGATGGTCGTTGTCGGTGACGGAGCTGTGAcgtagcagcggcagcgggacGACCGGgcatgcgctgcggccgcggcagcggagagagatggatgtgcgtgtgtgtgtggcgtcTCTCTCGACGGTTAACCGATGAGGCGTGTAACGAGGGAAGCGAAACAAAGAGCCATCAAGTCCAAATCCCACAGCGCTTCGCAAAGACGAGAGGCAGggagcggtgcgccgcacgGACCATCGGGGCTGGCTCGCGCCGGTCCACCGTGGACGTGCCAGCGATGCAGGATGTGGGTGTGgggcgtgcgcgctgcggcggcaccgtaTCCACTGCCGTCTGCCTTtgtcgtttttcttttcctttttcgttgtgtGTTGCGTCGTGATGCGATAGCAGGATCTCCGCATCGGCGTTCTCTGCTGTGCTGTGCTGTGCGTGGCTCTTGTGCACTCCCTTTTCTACGGATGAGGTGTCCTCTTACGGCGTGCCGCTCGCTGCCTTCTCGTCGTCTCTCGCACCGGCGCgcctgtgtatgtgtgtgcgtgtgtgtatgtgtgtgtgtcggaggGCGACAGAGGACgtcgagggagggaggaggacatGGCAGGATGGGGGCGGTAGATGGAGAGACCGAGTAACACAGCCAGGCGGTGAGAGTGCAAGAACACCAAAGCACGAAAACCCCCGAAGACAAGGGCCGGCGCGCGGGgggacagcggcagcggtggcaagagagaaaggaTGCGCAAGGAGCGGCAAGActgcacccccccccctttttccttttcaATTGCTACCTTCTCAAGAGGGGCCCGTTCACGGAACACGTGCCCGTCAGTCCGACTCCTTTCAGGTGGCTGTAGGTGGTGTCTATGCGTGGTTTGTTGTTGGCGTCGTTCACGCGCGCACTGAAGTCGAACACACAACCTCGGGAGAACATCAGAGGGGGCGGCGAGACTCGCGCAGTCCGCtgatgcgtgcgtgcgcaatGTGGGTGAAAGCGGAGGCTGATGGTCCTCTTTCAGAGCGCACGAAAGAGGGAAAAAAGTGTGtgtagcggtggtggtggtggcgatgaGAGGTAAAGGAGGCGCGCAGGTCGACGCGCGAGGGGTGAGGCAATCGTGCCCGGTCATTGTGCGCCACGTTTACCTAAcagcacgtgtgtgtgtgtctgtttcAATAAGAGGCTTTGCGTGCCACTTGCATCTGAAGCTCCCTgccccccctacacacactcacacacacacacaccggtCCCTTCCCTGCGATGACAGCTGTCTACCGCAGATGGATTTGCCATCCACCCCACCTTCCTCTTCCGCGCTTGCTCTCTTTCGCGATGGGATAGACAGACCTACGCACACGCCGGCACGCAGACACCGCTACGgttctctttccttctcctcttctgcaAGGTTCGGCATTGTTGTTAGATACGGCTGCCACACGCATCTTCGCACTCGTCTTATTCCAGTTGCCGCTTGGCTCTTCACCACCGAAGGTTccagtgcacacacacacacacacacacacacacggacaccgTTGCACCATCCCTACTCCCTTCCtcacgctctcctcctcaccaTGATGCAGGAGTTCCACGCGTTCTCGGTGTCTCCAAACAAGGAGCACAAGCTAGAGATCCCGGAGGGTTGCGGCTTCCACCTCTCTGTCGTTTCGCTGCCGCGAGGCACCAACGGCAAGTCGACAGTTTACGTGTCCGCGGATGGCAAGTCGTACGCGCTGGCTTCTCTCGACTCTCAGCAGAGCGTCCTTCAGGCACCTACCGATCTTATCTTCAACTACCAGCAGCAGGTCACCTTCTTCGCGAAGggctcggcgacggtgcactGCGTCGGCTACCGCCAGGAGCTGGACctcagcgacgacgacgacgacgtgcCTTTTGCGatggagagcggcagcgatgacgacaCTGGTGCCgtgaagaaggcggcggtAAAGCTGCCGGCAGATGCCATCACGGATGCTGAGACGGCAAAGAGAaagcccgctgctgccactgagAGCGTCTCCGAGGAtgaagaggacgaggatgaagaggaggagctgacCGATAGCGCAGAGGACGCGTCTGCGGATGCGGCGTCCGATGAAGGGAGCGACGGAGAAGAAATGGAGGAaggcgaggacgaggacgaagAGAATGATGAGGAGTACGACGACGATGAGATCGACAGCGACATTGCCAAGGAGCCGAAGGGGATGCAGACCCGCCACGTTGACCCCACTGCCCCCTCTTcagaggatgaggaggatgGCTCCGATGGcaacgatgacgaggagagcGATGAAGAGATGGACAGTGATGACCTCGCCGCCAtggaagaggacgaggaggacgtcgatgacgatgacgaggaggaggcagagccGCCGATGAAGGTGATACGCTCAGAGGGTCGTCCCAGCGGCGGCTCTCCGCAGGGTCGCCCGAGCGCTGGCGGCTCTCCGCAGGGTCGCCCGAGCGCTGGCGGCTCGCCGCAGGGTCGCCCGAGCGCTGGCGGCTTGCCGCAGGGCCGCCACAGGCCCGCCACAGCTTCTAAGTgatcgctgccgccaaaGTTAAGCGTCACACGGGCATTAAGCGAGGCGAAAGGCACCGGCGAACTCGCGGCACCGAAGGCGGCTGGGATGGAGGGTGGGGAAGGCCTGTAAGGGCTGGACGctccgcctgctcctcctcctgtgcTCGGCCCTTCGCATCCCAGCCCTCCTCTTGCGTGCGTCTCGTGCCCCATTTCACCCACAGAGCTCATCTCCTACCCCTCCCTGTTTCTGTGTgccagccgctgcgtcggCCGGCGTCATCTTCCTCGTGTTGACCTCCTAACGTGTAATGTTCTCGGCTCTCTTTACCTTTCTTCGTTTCCCATCGCGGGTGCTGCGGTGGGACTGTCTTGTTGTCTCTCTATCTAAGCTAACACGTTGAGCAAGcagtggggggagggaggcggatATGCGTGTCCGCGCACTTCTCCATCTCTTCATCTGTGGTGGAGCAGTTTGAGTGCTTGTGCCTGTGTGGGGCTGATGGGCATTCGTGCTCCCCCGGTCTCGATCTCGCCGCTTCGCCATGTTGTTTCTCTCGCCTTCGTCTACCGCTGCGTGTAGCACGGCAGACGacagcgagaaagagaggcgcGGTTCAGAGAGCGGGacgaagggggagggagggatgcCGAGCagagggccgccgccgagggtGGCGGCGTTGGGCGTCAGCGCACAtattgttgttgttgcctgCCTGTCTGCTGCATCGTGTGCACGGTTGGGTGTGTGAGCACCCGCTGCCCAATATGTGTCTCAGGTGCCACCGCGTATTCTATCTTCTTGTTGGACAGAAGATGCTTAACCTTCCTCTGTcgtcaccgcctcctcccttcaTTCTCCCCAGTCGTGCACGCCGGGTGGACGGGAGAGGGAGTccgagggggagggggaggggcgtgcgCTCCCTGTACGATGGGTTGCCGTGCACTGCGAAAAGGACTCGAATCCCACACGGACAGCACCACGACGCGATCGGCCCACGCGGGGCACAAAGGGCAGCTCAACGGTGGTGGCAGACGACACATCGgatcacctccgccgccccgTCGCGGCACGAGCGATGCGTCACACATACGAGCGAAAAACGCGACAAGACGAACTGAAAtcgggggtggggcggggtgggcggggtggCTGTCTGATGTGGGTCCCTCAAAGGAAGGGATGGTGATAGACTcgggagagcgaggcgctCTGCATGATCTTGACTCTGTCGGCGTGATGGAGTAACGAGAGgtgacggcggaggaggagaggtcagaggggggggaggcgcaATGGTGCAGCGGGCCACACCGCTCCTCTAcacaccctcctcccacgctcctgctgatgctgctgctgttgttccGCCCCGTATACCAATGCACTGTTGCCCTCCTGTGccgctcgctgccggcgtATCACCCGTGTCTCTTGTCCACCGattctcctccccctttcttcaCCGTTTTCTGCCACCTTGACGACGCCCTGCATGCCATGCGTCGTCGGTCGTgctccctccgccgcctcgaaGTCCACACAAAACGACGCGCACATGCGATCATGGCCGAGCTAGCTAACCCCAACCCCACTGTGTTCGAGCCCACGCATGACCCGCTCAAAGGCCGCACCGATGCGGAGCGCGCGGCTgaggatgacgaggacaCGGAGGACCCCATCGACGCATGGGAGGTGTTCGAGATGATCCGCCGTATCCGCGACCCTGAGCACCCCAACTCGCTCGAGCAGCTGAAAGTCGTCGAGCCCTCGCTCATCACCGTCGATTGGAAGAAGCGACACATCCGTGTTCTCTTTACTCCGACGGTGCCGCACTGCAGCCTGACCACGCTGATTGGTCTGAGCATCCGTCTGCAGCTCGAGCGATCGCTACCCGAGTACACGAAGGTCGACATCTACGTCACCCCCGGCACCCAtgagcaggaggcgcaggtgaACAAGCAGCTCAACGACAAGgagcgcgtggcggccgcgctggagAACCGCAATCTGCTGAACGTGGTGGAGTCGTGCATAAACGAGTTTGATGAGTGACAAGACTGCACCCCCTTccgcgcggcagcgacggtgtGGTGACGGCTGTGGCTGTGGTGGCTGTTTGCGTGGCGGTTATTCGTCAGCCAGCGAGTGGGAGTTGTGCGATGGCTGTAGCGTcgcttctgtgtgtgtgtgtgtgtgtgcatgcgcaccCTATCCAGTGTAGAGGTGAACActgtctccctccctccctcgccgtTTAGCTTCtcaaacaagaaaaaaacgaagtGAGTCGTCTGAACGTCGTCGCCTCACgtgtcgacgtcgctgccggtgggtctgcacgcacgtgcagagGCTGCCCAGCACATGCTTGCAcactcttccctcccttctcgGTGCCTCGAGACACCATGGGAAAGCACCTACTGGCCTCCACCGCTACAGCGGCTGCAtcgtcg
Proteins encoded:
- a CDS encoding RNA binding protein-like protein; translated protein: MMQEFHAFSVSPNKEHKLEIPEGCGFHLSVVSLPRGTNGKSTVYVSADGKSYALASLDSQQSVLQAPTDLIFNYQQQVTFFAKGSATVHCVGYRQELDLSDDDDDVPFAMESGSDDDTGAVKKAAVKLPADAITDAETAKRKPAAATESVSEDEEDEDEEEELTDSAEDASADAASDEGSDGEEMEEGEDEDEENDEEYDDDEIDSDIAKEPKGMQTRHVDPTAPSSEDEEDGSDGNDDEESDEEMDSDDLAAMEEDEEDVDDDDEEEAEPPMKVIRSEGRPSGGSPQGRPSAGGSPQGRPSAGGSPQGRPSAGGLPQGRHRPATASK